Part of the uncultured Desulfobacter sp. genome, AAACCGGCCGATATGGGGTTCCCCGGATTATGGCTAAACGAAGGGTTTGACAGCAGTGACTGTCTGCCGACGTGGACGGTTGATCTAAACCATTTTCATCCGATCTATGAAAATTAATCAGAGACGCATAAAACGTCCCCTGTTCAACGATGCACGGTCGGTACAAAAAATCCGCCGAAATTAAACAATGGGCAGAGGATCGTCCTGTGCGCGCTCAGATGGTTTGTCCCAGCAAGTGAATCGGCGCATGATTAAAAATTCATCTGAGACGGTCTCTGATTAATTTCAAGGCCAGTAAAATTGACGGAAACAGATGAAACAGTAAATCAAAAATATCAACGGGCCTGGTGAGTGTGCCGTTGATCAGCATAAGAATTTTTTCAACCACATGGGGCATTGGCGTCATGGGCGCCGCCAGCAGCATTACGGAAAAAATGACCAGCGCCGGATATGGGATCTTATCCAGAAATTTTAGCATGATTTCATGATAGCATGTCCAAGGACGATTTCAAGCTGCCGGATAATTATAATCCTTTTTCGGGCTTGGTTCTACCGTCGGCCATTGTAGGGGCTAGTCCCTGTGCCTGCCCTAACGGGGGGCAACCACAGGGGATTGCCCCTACAGAAGGTGGCCGATCTTATGATCAAGCCCCCTTTTTCAATAGACCGGTCTTTTCAAGCACCTTGGCATAGAGCGAACTAACCTCTCTGATTTTGAAAATCTTCCCAATAAATGCCAGAATGATCAGAAATAATGTGCCGATAATCACACATGTGAAAAGATGGGAAAAAAATCCGGAAATCGGCATTATCTGGACAATTTCAACATATACCCCTTTTAAGATTAACCATACCAGGATGCTGACCGCCAGCATTACACCAAAGAAGGTGTAGACATCCGACCGGCCGGCATTTTTTGTTTTTCTGCTCCACACTTCAAATAAAGCGCCTGTGGTAATGATCACGGACAACGACAGGCCCAGCGCCACGCCTTTAATCCCCATGACGGTCATGGCAAAATAGAGCAGCGGCAGGCTTAACGCCACGCACACAGACGAGAACACCGCAGGGAATATCGTATTTTGAACGGCAAAAAAACCCCGGGACACAATGGTCTGGGCGGAAAATGCAAATGCCCCTGCCATGAAATAGGGCAGCACTCCTGATGTCAGGGCGGCGTCATGGGCGTCAAATGCGCCGCGCTGGAATAAAACGGCCACCACCTCTTTATTAAGAATCATAAAGACAACTGAAAAGGGCATCACAATAAAGATATATTTCAGTGTCTGGTTGATAAGGGCATTCAAGCGGTGAAAATCTTTTTTGGCCGCAATTTTTGCCATGAACGGATAGGAGGCCACGCCAACGGCATTGCCGAAAAGCCCCACCAGTATAAACATGATGCGAAGGGCGTAATTCATGGCTGAAATGCTTCCTTCCGTTAAAAACGACCCAAAGAATTTCATCAAAATTTCCGTGGAAAAGGTCATGGTCAGTCCAAGCATCAGAGGGAGCGTCAGCAATACGTACTTGATCATATCCGGATGCCTGAAATTAAAACTTGGTATATAGACCAGCCCCGCCCTTTTGGCCCCAAATAATTGAAGCAGAAAACTTCCGCAAAAGGCGCCGCCCAGCACACCCCAGGCAAATCCTTCCATGCCCAGAACCGGGTACAGCAGTATCCCGCCAATAATAATGCCGGTATTGTAAATTAATGGTGCAAGCGCCGGGAAAACAAACCGCTCCTTTGAATATTGCACGGCATTGAACAGGCCGCCTGCAAAAAAGAAAAACTGGGCCGGAATAATGATCCGGGTCATGCGCACGGCAAGGTCAAAGGCCGGACCGTCTTTAAGGCCGGGAGCCAGGACACAAATCAGTTCCGGGGCAAAGACCATGGAAAGGCAGATAAACATTAAAAGGCCTGCACCAAAGCAGTTCAGGATAACCGAAAATACCCGGTACCCTTCACGTTCCTTATTTTCAACAAGATAACGGGTAAAGATCGGTATAAATGTAATGGATAAGAACCCCGAGGCCACCACATGATTTAAAATTTCAGGAATTACAAAGGCCACCTGATACGCGTCAACGCCCGCGCTTGCCCCGCCCATCCAGGCAATGGCGGTTTCCCGTACAAGACCGATGATCCTGCTGGCAAAGACCGATGCCATCATGATAAACGAGGCCAGTCCGATTTTTTTATAAGTTGAGGTTTGTGTCATGGTTTGATGTCCGATGGAGGCTTAATCATAAAATATATCCGCGTGTATAGATGGTCTGAAATTATTTGACCTGAAATGCAGCCTGCATATACAATGAATTGAATAAAGATGAAAGCACACAATTGCTAAATAGTGTTTGAACGAAAAGTCACCCACCTGCGGCGTTGCTGCACAAATCTGAAATCCTCACGTACTAAAGTACGCTCCGGTTTCAGATTTATTTGCGCCTTGCATCTGGGCAACTTTTCGTCCAAACACGGGTTTTCGTTCAGATATTAAATAGAGCCCGGCCGAAGATCGTAAATTTTGCCGTTCTGTCTTGGTGTGAGCAAAATTTTCAGGGTTTCGTTCAGGCTCTATAATACGACTGACTTTAAAAAAAAGAAAACGAATTTAATCAAGGAAAATTCATGACATCAAAGTTGGGCGGTCTTTCACTTATTGCCGGTCTCGTCATCGGCTTGTTTGCCATGCTGGCTAATTTTATGGGCACGGCCGGTTTTATTTCAACCATGACCATCTCCTCTTTTTTTGAGGGAATTACCGGTGCAATCCTGGACAAAATCTCCAATGAGACGGTTTACAATGTGTTGTATTCTCTTTTTTATGAGATTCATCTTGCATGGATTTTGATGGGTCTGGGTGTCATTTTGCTGATTATCGGAACCCTACTCCGCAAGGGTTGAGATTTAACCCCGATCATGGGCCTTCCCCAAATTTTTATAAATTTTTTGTGAAACAATGGGGTTTAGTCTTGTTAAACATGATTTGATCCATTATTTTGGGTATTATTTTTTTCAATTAAACACTTTTGGGGTGTTCATCGGTTGGGTTGATAAAGATAAGTGACGAAAACAAGAGAGGAATTATATGAAAATTCTCGTTGGATATAGAGGCACAAATATCGGTCATGATCTGCTCAAGCTTGCGGCTGAGCATGCAAAGGCATTCGATGCCACGGTACTGGTTGTCACCTCGATGCTGGAGGGGACCGAAAAAGACCAGGAAAAAATCCTGGAAGCGGAAAAAAATCTGGACCAGGCCCAGGTTTTTTTTAAGGGAGAGGGCATCACCTGTGAAAAACATTTGCTCATCCGGGGTATGGAAGCCGGGGAGGATATTGTCTCCTTTTCAGATGAAAAAAATGTGGATGAAATTATCATTGGCGTGAAAAGCCGTTCAAATGTCGGCAAGCTATTGTTTGGTTCCACAGCGCAAACAGTGATATTAGAGGCGGACTGTCCGGTTGTCAGCGTAAGGTAAACCTCATATCATTTCCCCTTGGGCAGTATATGCCGATTGCTGCCCATTATTTTTGTTCTGTCTAATCAAATCCAAGGTGTTTCTCCATTATTTCTGACTGTTGTTCTATTTCTAATCCCAAATTTATGGTCTGAAAACTTTATCACTGCTTGAGATTTGGCAGTAATGTGATAAAACAAAGCATATTTTAACAACATTTATAAGAGCTTCTGTCATGAAATTAAGATATTTTTCCCACTCTGCTTTTCAAATTACCTGTGATGACGGGTTAAAAATTCTGATTGACCCTTTTTTTGATAATAATCCCATATCTCCGGTGAAGGCTGAAGATGTTGACGCCGACTATATTCTGATCAGCCATGGCCATTGGGACCACCTTGGCGATACCCTGGGCATTGCCCAAAGATGCAATGCGCTGTGCATTTGTGAGAATGAACTTGGTTCGTATTTAACCAACAAGGGACTTAATGTTCATCGAATGCACATTGGCGGTGCCTTTGCCTTTGATTTCGGCAGAGTTAAGCTCACCCAGGCCCTTCACAGCTCAGTCACCCCGGATAATGTCTGTCACGGCACCCCCACAGGCGTTGTGATCACCATCGACGGCAAGACCCTTTATCATACGGGGGATACGGGACTGTTTTCCGATATGAAGCTGATTGGACAGCTGGACGATATCCATACCATGATGGTGCCCATCGGTGATAACTTTACCATGGGAATCGAAGACGCTGCCATGGCCTGTGAGTTTGTCGAACCGGTTCAGGCCGTTCCCATGCACTACAATACATTTGACGTGATCCAGGCAAACCCCGAAGACTTTTGTGAAAAAGTCAGTGCCAAAGGCATTGCATGTAAAATGATGAATTTTGGTGATCAGATCACTATCTAATAAATCATATATGCCTTTTTATCTCCCGGCAGCAAACGGCTGACAATTCCGCCCGAGCAGAAATAATTTAACATGTGTCACCCATCACTTTTATGGAAATAATTAAACAGTTCAAAGCTTTGTCTGATCCCACCCGGTTGCGGCTTTTGTTTATCCTTGAGCATTTTGAACTCAATGTGAATGAAATCGTCTCCGTGGTAAGTATGGTGCAGTCCGGGGTGTCCCGGCATTTAAAAATCATGCTTGAAGCAGGATTGCTGGTATCACGCAAAGACGGCAGTTTCATCTATTATGCCACCAATCAAAGCGGAAACAACCGAAAACTTA contains:
- the murJ gene encoding murein biosynthesis integral membrane protein MurJ — protein: MTQTSTYKKIGLASFIMMASVFASRIIGLVRETAIAWMGGASAGVDAYQVAFVIPEILNHVVASGFLSITFIPIFTRYLVENKEREGYRVFSVILNCFGAGLLMFICLSMVFAPELICVLAPGLKDGPAFDLAVRMTRIIIPAQFFFFAGGLFNAVQYSKERFVFPALAPLIYNTGIIIGGILLYPVLGMEGFAWGVLGGAFCGSFLLQLFGAKRAGLVYIPSFNFRHPDMIKYVLLTLPLMLGLTMTFSTEILMKFFGSFLTEGSISAMNYALRIMFILVGLFGNAVGVASYPFMAKIAAKKDFHRLNALINQTLKYIFIVMPFSVVFMILNKEVVAVLFQRGAFDAHDAALTSGVLPYFMAGAFAFSAQTIVSRGFFAVQNTIFPAVFSSVCVALSLPLLYFAMTVMGIKGVALGLSLSVIITTGALFEVWSRKTKNAGRSDVYTFFGVMLAVSILVWLILKGVYVEIVQIMPISGFFSHLFTCVIIGTLFLIILAFIGKIFKIREVSSLYAKVLEKTGLLKKGA
- a CDS encoding universal stress protein; this encodes MKILVGYRGTNIGHDLLKLAAEHAKAFDATVLVVTSMLEGTEKDQEKILEAEKNLDQAQVFFKGEGITCEKHLLIRGMEAGEDIVSFSDEKNVDEIIIGVKSRSNVGKLLFGSTAQTVILEADCPVVSVR
- a CDS encoding metal-dependent hydrolase; translation: MKLRYFSHSAFQITCDDGLKILIDPFFDNNPISPVKAEDVDADYILISHGHWDHLGDTLGIAQRCNALCICENELGSYLTNKGLNVHRMHIGGAFAFDFGRVKLTQALHSSVTPDNVCHGTPTGVVITIDGKTLYHTGDTGLFSDMKLIGQLDDIHTMMVPIGDNFTMGIEDAAMACEFVEPVQAVPMHYNTFDVIQANPEDFCEKVSAKGIACKMMNFGDQITI